In a single window of the Arachis hypogaea cultivar Tifrunner chromosome 6, arahy.Tifrunner.gnm2.J5K5, whole genome shotgun sequence genome:
- the LOC112805859 gene encoding uncharacterized protein: MKPETEGGDAFVTTGFSNWKKKERLQIHVGIHDSAHNQVWRKCEALMRPKQHITTAIEKQSEQAKKNYQIHLTATIDCIRFLLRQGLVFRGNDETDDSVNQGNFLELLNFLAQHNEEIGCAFKNARGNLKLIAPSIQKDIVRAAARETTKVIVDDLGDELFAVLVNEARDISIKEQMSVCLRYVNKEGQVRENFLGLVHVSNTNALSLKLALESLLETYNLSLSRVRGQGYDGASNMQGEFNGLKTLILKENSYAFYVHCFAHQLQLALVTVAKKQVEIALLFNLLTNLCNVVGASCKRRDMLRDSQMTKTIEALKSGEISSGRVNVLEYVEEDGNNSEQRAEACHLLNVIQSFEFIFNLHLMKNILGVTNELSQALQRNDQDIVNAMALVKVSKQRLQNIRDDGCQLENFILDVRSDDQFSDLNGIGALSQKLAADYPSWMDPIIDFLENGKLPDDDKIAKALRREAAKQVKYPIVAIDYYTKWVEAEPLASISSANCRKFTWRQVIARFGIPEIVISDNGTQFADKKSEEFLAGLGIKQKFSSVEHPQTNGQVEAMNKVILQGLKKQLDQKKGA, encoded by the exons ATGAAACCTGAGACTGAAGGTGGTGATGCTTTTGTAACTACTGGCTtttcaaattggaaaaaaaaggagagactACAAATTCATGTTGGGATTCATGATAGCGCTCATAATCAAGTTTGGAGAAAATGTGAAGCACTTATGAGACCAAAACAACACATCACTACTGCTATTGAAAAACAATCTGAGCAAGCTAAAAAGAATTATCAAATTCACTTGACAGCAACAATTGATTGTATTAGATTTCTTTTGCGACAAGGATTGGTCTTTCGTGGTAATGATGAGACAGATGATTCTGTTAACCAAGGAAATTTTTTGGAACTTCTAAACTTTCTTGCGCAACATAATGAAGAGATTGGTTGTGCTTTCAAAAATGCTCGTGGGAATCTTAAATTAATAGCACCCTCAATTCAAAAAGATATTGTAAGAGCTGCTGCAAGGGAAACAACAAAAGTTATTGTAGATGATCTTGGGGATGAATTATTTGCTGTATTGGTTAATGAAGCCCGTGACATTTCTATTAAGGAGCAAATGTCAGTTTGCTTAAGGTATGTGAACAAAGAAGGACAAGTTAGGGAGAATTTTCTTGGTCTTGTTCATGTTTCTAATACTAATGCTTTATCTCTAAAATTAGCATTGGAGTCATTATTAGAAACATATAATTTAAGTTTATCAAGAGTACGTGGACAAGGATATGATGGTGCAAGTAACATGCAAGGAGAATTTAATGGTTTGAAAACTTTGATATTGAAAGAAAATTCTTATGCTTTCTATGTACATTGCTTTGCTCACCAACTTCAGTTAGCTCTTGTAACGGTTGCAAAAAAACAAGTTGAAATTGCTTTgctttttaatttgttaactaatttgtGCAATGTTGTTGGAGCTTCGTGTAAACGAAGAGATATGCTTCGTGATAGTCAAATGACTAAGACAATTGAAGCACTAAAAAGTGGAGAAATTTCTAGTGGGCGTG TTAATGTTCTTGAATATGTTGAGGAAGATGGAAATAATTCAGAACAAAGAGCTGAAGCATGTCATTTATTGAATGTCATTCAATCCTTTGAATTCATTTTCAACTTGCACTTGATGAAAAATATCTTGGGAGTTACTAATGAGTTATCTCAAGCGTTACAAAGGAATGATCAAGACATTGTAAATGCTATGGCATTAGTCAAAGTGTCTAAGCAACGGTTGCAAAATATAAGAGATGATGGCTG TCAACTTGAGAACTTCATACTAGATGTGCGTTCTGATGATCAATTCTCAGACTTAAATGGAATTGGTGCTCTTTCTCAGAAGTTG GCAGCCGATTACCCTTCATGGATGGATCCAATCATCGATTTCTTGGAAAACGGTAAGCTCCCTGATGACGACAAGATAGCAAAAGCACTAAGGAGAGAAGCGGCCAA ACAGGTTAAATACCCAATTGTTGCCATCGATTACTACACCAAGTGGGTGGAGGCCGAGCCGTTGGCCAGCATATCTTCGGCAAACTGCCGAAAATTCACGTGGAGGCAAGTAATAGCCAGATTTGGAATTCCCGAGATCGTCATCTCGGACAATGGAACACAATTTGCCGATAAGAAGTCCGAAGAATTTCTCGCTGGTTTAGGGATAAAGCAGAAGTTCTCGTCTGTCGAGCACCCCCAAACCAACGGCCAAGTCGAAGCAATGAACAAGGTCATTCTACAAGGTCTTAAAAAACAACTTGACCAGAAGAAGGGAGCCTGA
- the LOC112697307 gene encoding uncharacterized protein isoform X2 — translation MVAPYFTITRSGLSLQLQFILQIDVDQERNMPFMHHEVANLSRMEDHADTLVEMHRGSVTATLSCLFHVLFQMNAGAVMLTDCVYWFIIFPFLTLKDYDWNFMTVNMHTLNVILLLGDTALNCLQVPWTGMSFFVLWTGAFVIFQWIIHACVPIWWPYPFLDLSLPLAPLWYLLVGLLHIPCYGLFVLIVEMKHYFLSKWFPSSYQC, via the exons ATGGTGGCACCATATTTTACTATTACACGCA GTGGACTTTCACTTCAGTTACAATTTATTTTGCA GATAGATGTAGACCAAGAACGAAACATGCCTTTCATGCATCATGAGGTTGCAAATCTCTCTAGAATGGAGGATCATGCTGATACCCTGGTTGAAATGCATAGGGGTAGTGTGACAGCTACCTTGAGTTGCCTTTTTCATGTTCTATTCCAG ATGAATGCAGGGGCAGTGATGCTCACAGATTGCGTTTATTGGTTCATTATATTTCCGTTTCTTACCCTGAAGGATTATGATTGGAACTTT ATGACAGTGAATATGCATACACTAAATGTTATCTTGCTCCTTGGGGATACAGCTCTAAATTGTCTG CAAGTTCCCTGGACTGGGATGTCATTCTTTGTGTTATGGACAGGAGCTTTTGTCATTTTTCAGTGGATCATTCATGCTTGTGTCCCAATTTG GTGGCCATACCCATTTCTTGATTTATCGTTGCCCCTTGCTCCATTGTG GTATTTGTTGGTCGGATTGTTGCATATTCCATGTTATGGATTATTTGTGCTGATTGTGGAAATGAAACATTATTTCTTGTCCAAATGGTTCCCATCCTCTTACCAGTGCTGA
- the LOC112697307 gene encoding uncharacterized protein isoform X1 yields MQLQDTADTTTLSYWLNWRVYLCALCVLLPMVVAFLVIWKHEGSRDSMHGKGKNRQDGNGTLPGDEAWKPCLKEIHPICLLAFRVIAFASLLATLIAKVSINGGTIFYYYTQWTFTSVTIYFACGCVLSVYGCYQYKTSTFSTSNVNFARIDVDQERNMPFMHHEVANLSRMEDHADTLVEMHRGSVTATLSCLFHVLFQMNAGAVMLTDCVYWFIIFPFLTLKDYDWNFMTVNMHTLNVILLLGDTALNCLQVPWTGMSFFVLWTGAFVIFQWIIHACVPIWWPYPFLDLSLPLAPLWYLLVGLLHIPCYGLFVLIVEMKHYFLSKWFPSSYQC; encoded by the exons ATGCAGCTGCAAGATACTGCAGATACAACCACCCTTAGTTATTGGTTGAATTGGAGGGTCTATCTTTGTGCACTTTGTGTTTTGCTGCCCATGGTTGTGGCGTTTCTTGTGATATGGAAGCATGAAGGTTCGAGGGACTCTATGCATGGCAAAGGAAAAAATCGGCAAGATGGCAATGGGACTTTACCTGGTGATGAAGCATGGAAACCATGCCTAAAGGAAATTCACCCTATTTGTTTACTAGCTTTTCGAGTTATTGCATTTGCTTCTCTTTTGGCAACGCTGATTGCCAAAGTTAGTATTAATGGTGGCACCATATTTTACTATTACACGCA GTGGACTTTCACTTCAGTTACAATTTATTTTGCA TGTGGATGTGTGCTGTCAGTGTATGGGTGTTATCAGTATAAAACATCAACATTCTCCACCTCTAATGTTAATTTTGCTAGGATAGATGTAGACCAAGAACGAAACATGCCTTTCATGCATCATGAGGTTGCAAATCTCTCTAGAATGGAGGATCATGCTGATACCCTGGTTGAAATGCATAGGGGTAGTGTGACAGCTACCTTGAGTTGCCTTTTTCATGTTCTATTCCAG ATGAATGCAGGGGCAGTGATGCTCACAGATTGCGTTTATTGGTTCATTATATTTCCGTTTCTTACCCTGAAGGATTATGATTGGAACTTT ATGACAGTGAATATGCATACACTAAATGTTATCTTGCTCCTTGGGGATACAGCTCTAAATTGTCTG CAAGTTCCCTGGACTGGGATGTCATTCTTTGTGTTATGGACAGGAGCTTTTGTCATTTTTCAGTGGATCATTCATGCTTGTGTCCCAATTTG GTGGCCATACCCATTTCTTGATTTATCGTTGCCCCTTGCTCCATTGTG GTATTTGTTGGTCGGATTGTTGCATATTCCATGTTATGGATTATTTGTGCTGATTGTGGAAATGAAACATTATTTCTTGTCCAAATGGTTCCCATCCTCTTACCAGTGCTGA